A genomic window from Prunus persica cultivar Lovell chromosome G2, Prunus_persica_NCBIv2, whole genome shotgun sequence includes:
- the LOC18784747 gene encoding putative disease resistance RPP13-like protein 1, protein MGEAYLVAFLQVLVDKLARREVFKYFGLIKGVDQKLQKWTATLSAIGAVLNEAEERQLITESKPLKLWLDDLRDLAYDLEDVLDKYATKMLKREVEHYTARRVWNSVPNGVFNYKMNSEIQKITERLQGISQRKDQLSLNIITGTTSSSKARQNLPPSTCQPDGPVIGREEDKRQVVEFLSKQERNAVNFDVVAIVGMAGVGKTTLAAQVFNEIDATEQFKPTAWVCVSDDFNLERVTKQILGAVTSGQCPTEDFNQVQQHLHKELAGKKFLIVLDDVWGTCSYGLWMKLQSPFRDGAAGSKIIVTTRDAEVSKMMGAGTLVHNLEPMSNDVCFEVFEQHAFRNVNRDIPPNFESLKEKIVARCSGLPLAARTLGGLLLSKKMNEWEEILNNKLWSLSNECDILPVLRLSYHYLPSHLKRCFAYCSIFPNDYEFCEQQLILLWMAEGLIQPQPEHNKQMEDLGTDYFQDLLSRSLFQKSSKNNSKYVMHDLIVGLAQWAAGDICFRLEDKQNSDHVQLGCFTKARHASYISGCYDVVKRFEAFSEVKHFRTFLPLSISEYYESRFLSRKVTFDLLPKLQYLRVLSLNGYQVTELPNSIGKLKYLRHLDLSYTHITSLPESTTTLFNLQTLILKGCRYLKALPINLRNLVNLRHLNNSDVYSLKAMPPQLGRLTNLQSLPKFVVGKGSDESGIREIGSLSHLRRTLSLSRLENVIDAEDARKAGLKSKERVDELVLEWTDNTQETQLGVLDRLEPHRKLEKLIIRGYAGLEFSTWIGDRLFSTMVHVRLDKCKNCQILPPLGQLPLLKELYITGMAAVKSVGPEFYGESSLPFPVLETLEFSDMHNWKKWLPFVGDRGIGVFPCLKLLSITNCPQLEGKVPENFDSLETLKIIKCEELVISISNYKQIGRLWIDGCKAVVETSGVEFELLNSLGLSNISEVRFQTGEFAKGLRKVAYLRIGGCEELTSSLKNEDRVLQHLISLDRLVISGNSSLLEKLGKEAEELLQLQILTSKLKYLELYKCASLSKVPEGLHHLTALQDLQIIGCSSLVSFPDVGLPPSLEVIRIWECDSLLYFAKCQIPPNLRRIEIQRCKSLKSLVEKEEDSSSSSSSSHISLEHLEIWTCESLKSLSLRAQLFPKALKSLHIYDCGELQLITSDGFSHDNTNYCLEYITIWSCRNFKSLPEGLCYLTNLQTLEIYRCGSLVSIPSLSGEGLPSPTTTAASSLKEIYIENCNKLEMLPDMCNLNCLQELNIDYGEGLNFTSFPPNLTSLTIRRIKNCKPLWELLHRLTSLTKLWVGGEDPSVVSFPPDSYREMLLPESLTNLSIVGFPNLKKLSSKGFQFLTSLQSLQLCDFPKLASIPVEGLPISLRELKIIRCPLLKDKCQPGSKGRYLPKISHIPRIEIWD, encoded by the coding sequence ATGGGAGAGGCTTATCTTGTGGCATTCCTTCAAGTGCTGGTCGACAAGTTGGCGCGTCGTGAGGTGTTCAAGTACTTTGGACTCATAAAGGGCGTCGACCAAAAGCTGCAGAAATGGACTGCCACCTTGTCTGCAATTGGAGCGGTTCTGAATGAGGCGGAGGAGAGGCAACTAATCACCGAGAGCAAGCCGCTGAAGCTTTGGCTGGATGATCTCAGGGACTTAGCTTATGACTTGGAAGACGTATTGGACAAATATGCTACTAAAATGCTCAAACGGGAGGTAGAGCATTATACCGCAAGAAGGGTCTGGAACTCAGTTCCTAATGGTGTTTTCAACTACAAAATGAACTCAGAAATACAGAAGATTACTGAGCGTTTACAAGGGATATCTCAGCGAAAAGACCAGCTTAGTTTGAATATCATTACTGGGACGACGTCGTCCAGTAAGGCACGTCAAAATTTACCTCCCAGTACATGTCAACCAGATGGACCTGTGATTGGAAGGGAGGAAGACAAAAGGCAGGTCGTGGAATTTCTGTCGAAACAAGAGCGCAATGCCGTCAATTTCGATGTAGTTGCCATTGTTGGTATGGCTGGAGTCGGAAAGACAACACTTGCTGCACAAGTGTTCAATGAAATTGATGCAACCGAGCAATTTAAACCAACTGCTTGGGTATGCGTGTCTGATGACTTCAACCTAGAAAGAGTGACAAAGCAGATTCTCGGAGCAGTCACATCCGGACAGTGTCCTACAGAAGATTTCAATCAGGTTCAACAACATCTGCATAAGGAATTGGCAGGGAAGaagtttttaattgttttagatGATGTTTGGGGCACCTGTAGCTATGGTCTATGGATGAAACTGCAGTCCCCCTTTCGCGATGGAGCAGCAGGAAGCAAGATAATTGTGACAACGCGTGATGCAGAAGTTTCGAAAATGATGGGAGCTGGCACTCTAGTTCACAATTTGGAGCCTATGTCAAATGACGTTTGTTTTGAAGTATTTGAGCAGCATGCATTCAGGAATGTTAACAGAGATATACCACCAAATTTCGAGTCACTCAAGGAGAAAATTGTTGCAAGATGCAGTGGATTGCCTTTGGCTGCTAGGACTCTTGGCGGCCTTTTACTTAGTAAAAAGATGAATGAATGGGAGGAAATATTGAACAACAAATTATGGAGTCTATCAAATGAGTGTGACATACTTCCGGTATTAAGACTAAGCTATCACTATcttccttcacatttgaaaaGATGCTTTGCCTATTGTTCGATATTTCCAAATGACTATGAATTTTGTGAGCAGCAATTGATTCTTCTGTGGATGGCAGAGGGTTTGATTCAACCACAACCAGAACATAATAAGCAAATGGAAGATTTAGGAACTGACTATTTTCAGGATCTCTTATCGAGGTCATTATTTCAGAAATCAAGCAAAAACAATTCAAAGTATGTAATGCATGACCTCATTGTTGGTTTGGCACAGTGGGCAGCAGGAGATATTTGTTTTAGATTGGAGGATAAGCAGAATAGCGATCATGTACAACTTGGATGTTTTACGAAGGCCCGCCATGCGTCCTACATTTCTGGTTGCTATGATGTGGTTAAAAGATTTGAGGCATTTTCTGAAGTGAAACATTTCCGAACTTTTCTACCactttcaatttcagagtaTTATGAATCGAGGTTTCTGAGTCGTAAGGTTACTTTTGATTTATTGCCAAAATTGCAATACTTGCGGGTGCTTTCTCTCAATGGCTATCAAGTGACTGAGCTGCCAAATTCAATTGGTAAATTGAAGTATCTGCGGCATCTTGATCTTTCTTACACACACATAACAAGTTTGCCTGAATCAACAACCACTCTTTTCAACTTACAGACACTGATATTGAAAGGTTGTCGTTATTTGAAGGCACTACCCATAAACTTGAGGAATCTAGTGAATCTGCGTCATCTCAATAACTCAGATGTATATTCACTGAAAGCAATGCCTCCGCAACTAGGTCGGTTGACAAATCTACAATCTTTGCCTAAATTTGTGGTGGGTAAAGGTAGTGATGAATCAGGGATAAGAGAGATAGGATCCCTGTCCCATCTCCGAAGGACATTATCGCTCTCAAGGTTGGAGAATGTGATCGATGCTGAGGATGCACGGAAGGCCGGCTTAAAATCCAAGGAGAGAGTAGATGAATTGGTGCTAGAATGGACGGATAACACACAAGAAACGCAATTAGGCGTGCTTGACAGATTAGAACCTCATAGAAAGCTTGAAAAACTCATCATCAGGGGTTATGCTGGATTAGAATTTTCAACATGGATTGGAGATCGTTTATTCTCCACTATGGTGCATGTACGCTTAGACAAATGTAAAAATTGTCAAATCTTGCCACCACTTGGGCAACTGCCTTTGCTCAAAGAACTTTATATTACAGGAATGGCGGCAGTGAAAAGTGTCGGTCCTGAGTTTTATGGAGAGAGTAGCTTGCCTTTTCCAGTACTGGAGACTCTTGAGTTTTCAGATATGCACAACTGGAAGAAATGGCTTCCTTTTGTGGGGGATCGGGGAATTGGTGTTTTCCCTTGCTTGAAATTGCTCTCAATCACAAATTGTCCTCAATTGGAGGGTAAGGTGCCCGAGAACTTTGATTCATTAGAAAcacttaaaattattaaatgcGAGGAATTGGTGATTTCAATTTCCAActataaacaaattggtcgATTATGGATAGATGGCTGCAAAGCGGTGGTGGAGACAAGTGGCGTTGAGTTTGAGTTATTAAATTCCCTGGGGCTTTCAAATATTTCAGAGGTGAGGTTCCAAACAGGGGAATTCGCCAAAGGATTAAGGAAGGTTGCATATTTGAGGATTGGCGGATGTGAGGAGCTGACATCTTCACTGAAGAATGAGGATAGAGTATTGCAACACTTGATTTCTCTTGATCGTTTGGTTATTTCAGGCAACTCTTCCCTCCTTGAAAAGCTGGGAAAAGAAGCAGAGGAGTTGCTGCAATTGCAAATATTGACTTCCAAGCTTAAATATCTAGAATTATACAAGTGTGCAAGTCTTTCGAAGGTACCAGAAGGGTTGCATCACCTAACGGCTCTTCAAGACCTTCAAATAATTGGATGCTCAAGTCTGGTTTCTTTTCCAGATGTTGGTCTGCCTCCTTCCCTTGAAGTCATAAGGATTTGGGAGTGTGATTCGTTGCTGTATTTTGCAAAATGCCAGATTCCCCCAAATCTAAGAAGAATAGAGATACAGCGgtgtaaaagtttgaaatcATTAGTAGAGAAAGAGGAGGATAGTTCTtcgtcttcctcttcttctcatatTTCTCTTGAGCACTTGGAAATATGGACATGTGAATCTCTAAAGTCGTTATCATTGAGAGCCCAGTTGTTTCCCAAGGCGCTTAAAAGCCTTCACATATACGATTGTGGAGAGCTGCAGTTAATAACATCCGATGGGTTCTCCCACGACAACACTAATTATTGTCTTGAATATATTACGATCTGGAGTTGCCGAAATTTCAAATCGTTACCGGAGGGCCTATGCTACCTCACCAACCTTCAAACTTTAGAGATTTATCGTTGTGGGAGTCTGGTTTCCATCCCGAGCCTGAGTGGTGAGGGTTTGCCTTCGCCAACAACAACAGCGGCCTCCAGCCTGAAAGAAATCTACATCGAAAATTGCAACAAATTGGAGATGTTACCGGACATGTGCAATCTCAACTGTCTTCAGGAATTGAATATTGATTACGGTGAAGGTTTAAATTTCACTTCCTTTCCCCCCAACCTAACATCACTTACAATCCGCAGAATCAAGAATTGTAAGCCGCTGTGGGAGTTGTTGCACAGGCTCACCTCTCTTACGAAGTTGTGGGTCGGTGGCGAAGACCCAAGTGTGGTGTCATTTCCACCCGACAGTTACAGGGAGATGCTGCTCCCCGAATCTCTCACTAATCTCTCCATTGtgggcttcccaaatctgAAGAAACTGAGCAGCAAGGGCTTTCAATTCCTCACCTCTCTTCAATCTCTTCAACTCTGTGATTTTCCAAAGCTGGCATCTATTCCAGTGGAGGGGTTGCCTATTTCACTGAGGGAACTTAAAATCATTAGGTGTCCTCTGCTAAAAGATAAATGCCAGCCTGGAAGTAAAGGACGATACCTGCCCAAAATATCCCACATCCCCCGCATAGAGATATGGGATTAG
- the LOC18786853 gene encoding putative disease resistance RPP13-like protein 1, with translation MGEAYLVAFLQVLVDKLARREVFKYFGLIKGVDQKLQKWTATLSAIGAVLNEAEERQLITESKPLKLWLGDLRDLAYDVEDVLDKYATKTLKRETEHYTARRVWNSVPNGVFNYKMNSEIQKITQRLQEISQQKDQLISLNIITGTTSSTTARQNLPPSSSQPDGPVIGRDEDKRRVVEFVSKQERGAVNFDVVAIVGMAGVGKTTLAAQVFNEIVATDQFKPTAWVCVSDDFNLERVTKQILESVTSRHYPTEDFNQVQQYLHTELAGKKFLIVLDDVWGTCSYGLWMKLQSPFRDGAAGSKIIVTTRDAEVSKMMGAGTLVHNLELMKNDVCFEVFEQHAFRNVNRDIPPNFELLKEKIVSRCRGLPLAARTLGGLLLRKEMNEWKEILNNKLWSLSNEHDILPVLRLSYHYLPSHLKRCFAYCSILPNDYEFSEHQLILLWMAEGLIQPQPEHNKQMEDLGTDYFQELLSRSLFQKSSKNNSKYVMHDLIVGLAQWAAGDICVRLEDKQNSDHVQLGCFTKARHASYISGKYDVVKRFEAFSEMKHLRTFLPLSVDHPSNYLSRKVTFDLLPKLQYLRVLSFNGYQVTELPNSIGKLKHLRYLDLSHTEIECLPESTTTLYNLQTLILEGCRYLEALPINLRNLLNLRHLYYSFEYAMPPQLGRLTNLQSLSNFVVGKGSDQSGIREIRSLFHLRGTLRLSRLENVIDAEDAQRADLKCKERVDELVLEWSSATQETQLGVLNGLEPHRMLKKLIIKGYAGLEFSTWIGDRLFSTMVHVRLDKCKNCQILPPLGQLPLLKELYITGMAAVRSVGPEFYGEGSLPFPVLETLEFEDMQHWKKWVPFVGDRGIDVFPCLKFLSIRNCPQLEGKVPENLDSLARLTIIKCEELVISISNYKQIGRLWIDGCKAVLKTSGVEFELLKSLQLSNIKEVRFQTGEFTKGLRKVVKLTIGGCEELTSSLENEDRVLQHLISLHRLVISGNSSLLEKLGKEAEELLQLQILTCKLKYLQLNYCASLSKVPEGLHHLTALQDLQIIGCSSLVSFPDVGFPPSVEVIRIEECDSLLYFAKYQIPPNLRRIKIMRCKSLKSFVEEEVGSSSSTSSHISLRYLDIRECESLTSLSLRAQLFPKALKSLHISHCGELQLITFDGFSHDNTNYCLEYISISFCQNLKSIPEGLCHLTNLQTLQIYDCGSLVSIPSLSGEGLLSPTTTAASSLRRIIIKNCNKLEMLPDMGNLNCLQELNIDYGEGLNFTSFPSNLTSLVIGGIKNCKPMWELLHRLTSLTMLWVDGEDPYVVSFPPEGDTDMDMEMLLPESLTHLTIGCFPNLKKLSSKGFQFLTSLQCLQLWNCPKLASIPVAPTLSLSQFWISGCPKIFWVITESQRSCVFGPYWHKISHIPYLEIYPTLPRWFFFIYNCFKRDSPMLDDNDLSNKWTRSGSIMVRKWIFPV, from the exons ATGGGAGAGGCTTATCTTGTGGCTTTCCTTCAAGTGCTGGTCGACAAGTTGGCGCGTCGGGAGGTGTTCAAGTACTTCGGACTCATAAAAGGCGTCGACCAAAAGCTGCAGAAATGGACTGCCACCTTGTCTGCAATTGGGGCGGTTCTGAATGAGGCGGAGGAGAGGCAACTAATCACCGAGAGCAAGCCGCTGAAGCTTTGGCTGGGTGATCTCAGGGACTTAGCTTATGACGTGGAAGACGTATTGGACAAATATGCTACTAAAACGCTCAAACGGGAGACAGAGCATTATACCGCAAGAAGGGTCTGGAACTCAGTTCCTAATGGTGTTTTCAACTACAAAATGAACTCAGAAATACAGAAGATTACTCAGCGTTTACAAGAGATATCTCAGCAAAAGGACCAGCTTATTAGTTTGAATATCATTACTGGGACGACGTCGTCCACTACGGCACGTCAAAATTTACCTCCCAGTTCCAGTCAACCAGATGGACCTGTGATTGGAAGGGACGAAGACAAAAGGCGGGTTGTTGAATTTGTGTCGAAACAAGAGCGTGGTGCCGTCAATTTCGATGTAGTTGCCATTGTTGGCATGGCTGGAGTCGGAAAGACAACACTTGCTGCACAAGTGTTCAATGAAATTGTTGCAACCGATCAATTTAAACCAACTGCTTGGGTATGCGTGTCTGATGACTTCAACCTAGAAAGAGTGACAAAGCAAATTCTCGAATCAGTCACATCCCGGCACTATCCTACAGAAGATTTCAATCAGGTTCAACAGTATCTGCATACGGAATTAGCTGGAAAGaagtttttaattgttttagatGATGTTTGGGGCACATGTAGCTATGGTCTGTGGATGAAACTGCAGTCCCCCTTTCGCGATGGAGCAGCAGGAAGCAAGATAATTGTGACAACGCGAGATGCAGAAGTTTCGAAAATGATGGGAGCTGGCACTCTAGTTCATAATTTGGAGCTTATGAAAAATGACGTTTGTTTTGAAGTATTTGAGCAGCATGCATTCAGGAATGTTAACAGAGATATACCACCAAATTTCGAGTTACTCAAGGAGAAAATTGTTTCAAGATGCAGAGGATTGCCTCTGGCTGCTAGGACTCTTGGCGGTCTTTTACTTCGTAAAGAGATGAATGAATGGAAGGAAATATTGAACAACAAATTATGGAGTCTATCAAATGAGCATGACATACTGCCGGTATTACGATTAAGCTATCACTATcttccttcacatttgaaaaGATGCTTTGCCTATTGTTCGATACTTCCAAATGACTATGAATTTAGTGAGCATCAATTGATTCTTCTGTGGATGGCAGAGGGTTTGATTCAACCACAACCAGAACATAATAAGCAAATGGAAGATTTAGGAACTGACTATTTTCAGGAGCTCTTATCGAGGTCATTATTTCAGAAATCAAGCAAGAACAATTCAAAGTACGTAATGCATGACCTCATTGTTGGTTTGGCACAGTGGGCAGCAGGAGATATTTGTGTTAGATTGGAGGATAAGCAGAATAGCGATCATGTACAACTTGGATGTTTTACGAAGGCCCGCCATGCTTCCTACATTTCTGGTAAGTATGACGTGGTTAAAAGATTTGAGGCATTTTCTGAAATGAAACATTTGCGAACCTTCCTACCACTTTCAGTTGATCATCCTTCAAATTATCTAAGCCGTAAGGTTACTTTTGATTTATTGCCAAAATTGCAATACTTGCGGGTGCTTTCTTTCAATGGCTATCAAGTAACTGAGCTGCCAAATTCAATTGGTAAATTGAAGCATTTGCGGTATCTTGATCTCTCTCACACAGAGATAGAATGTTTGCCTGAATCAACCACCACTCTTTACAACTTACAGACATTGATATTGGAAGGTTGTCGTTATTTGGAGGCACTGCCTATCAACTTGAGGAATCTATTGAATCTGCGTCATCTCTACTACTCATTTGAATATGCAATGCCTCCACAGCTAGGTCGGTTGACAAATCTACAATCTTTGTCTAATTTTGTTGTGGGTAAAGGTAGTGATCAATCGGGTATAAGAGAGATAAGGTCCCTATTCCATCTCCGAGGGACATTACGGCTCTCAAGATTAGAGAATGTGATCGATGCTGAGGATGCACAGAGGGCCGACTTAAAATGCAAGGAGAGAGTAGATGAATTGGTGCTAGAATGGTCGAGTGCCACACAAGAAACACAATTAGGCGTGCTTAACGGATTAGAACCTCATAGAATGcttaaaaaactcatcatcaaGGGTTATGCTGGATTAGAATTTTCAACATGGATTGGAGATCGTTTATTCTCCACTATGGTGCATGTACGCTTAGACAAATGTAAAAATTGTCAAATCTTGCCACCCCTTGGGCAACTGCCTTTGCTCAAAGAACTTTATATTACAGGAATGGCTGCAGTGAGAAGTGTCGGTCCTGAGTTTTATGGGGAGGGTAGCTTGCCTTTTCCAGTACTGGAGACTCTTGAGTTTGAGGATATGCAACACTGGAAGAAATGGGTTCCTTTTGTGGGGGATCGGGGAATTGATGTTTTCCCTTGCTTGAAGTTTCTTTCAATCAGAAATTGTCCTCAATTGGAGGGTAAGGTGCCAGAGAACCTTGATTCTTTAGCAAGACTTACAATTATTAAATGCGAGGAATTGGTGATTTCAATTTCCAActataaacaaattggtcgATTATGGATAGATGGCTGCAAAGCGGTGCTGAAGACAAGTGGGGTTGAGTTTGAGTTATTAAAGTCCTTGCAACTTTCAAATATTAAAGAGGTGAGGTTCCAAACAGGGGAATTCACCAAAGGATTAAGGAAGGTTGTAAAATTGACGATTGGCGGATGTGAGGAGCTGACATCTTCACTGGAGAATGAGGATAGAGTATTGCAACACTTGATTTCTCTTCATCGTTTGGTTATTTCAGGCAACTCTTCCCTCCTTGAAAAGCTGGGAAAAGAAGCAGAGGAATTGCTGCAATTGCAAATATTGACTTGCAAGCTTAAATATCTACAATTAAACTATTGTGCAAGTCTTTCGAAGGTACCAGAAGGGTTGCACCACTTAACGGCTCTTCAAGACCTTCAAATAATTGGATGCTCAAGTCTGGTTTCTTTTCCAGATGTTGGTTTTCCTCCTTCCGTTGAAGTCATAAGGATTGAGGAGTGTGATTCGTTGCTGTATTTTGCAAAATACCAGATTCCCCCAAATCTAAGAAGAATAAAGATAATGCGGTGTAAAAGTTTGAAGTCATTTGTAGAGGAGGAGGTGGGTTCTTCGTCTTCCACTTCTTCTCATATTTCTCTTCGATACTTGGATATACGGGAATGTGAATCTCTAACGTCGTTATCATTGAGAGCCCAGTTGTTTCCCAAGGCGCTTAAAAGCCTTCACATATCCCATTGTGGAGAGCTGCAGTTAATAACGTTCGATGGGTTCTCCCACGACAACACTAATTATTGTCTTGAATATATTAGCATCAGTTTTTGCCAAAATCTGAAATCCATACCGGAGGGCCTATGCCACCTCACCAATCTTCAAACTTTACAGATTTATGATTGTGGGAGTCTGGTTTCCATCCCGAGCCTGAGTGGTGAGGGTTTGCTTTCGCCAACAACAACAGCCGCCTCCAGCCTGAGACGAATCATCataaaaaattgcaacaaattGGAGATGTTACCGGATATGGGCAATCTCAACTGTCTTCAGGAATTGAATATTGATTACGGTGAAGGTTTAAATTTCACTTCCTTTCCCTCCAACCTAACATCACTTGTAATCGGCGGAATTAAGAATTGTAAGCCGATGTGGGAGTTGTTGCACAGGCTCACCTCTCTTACAATGTTGTGGGTCGATGGCGAAGACCCATATGTGGTGTCGTTTCCACCCGAAGGAGACACAGATATGGATATGGAGATGCTGCTCCCCGAATCTCTCACTCATCTCACAATTGGGTGCTTCCCAAATTTGAAGAAACTGAGCAGCAAGGGCTTTCAATTCCTCACCTCTCTTCAATGTCTTCAACTCTGGAATTGTCCAAAGCTGGCATCTATTCCAGTGGCCCCGACTCTTTCACTTTCACAATTTTGGATCTCTGGGTGTCCAAAGATATTTTGGGTCATAACTGAGTCGCAAAGATCTTGTGTCTTTGGACCATACTGGCACAAAATATCCCACATTCCTTACCTAGAGATATATCCAACTCTCCCCAG GTGGTTCTTTTTCATCTACAATTGCTTCAAGCGGGACTCCCCCATGCTGGACGACAACGATTTATCGAACAAATG GACGAGATCTGGGTCAATTATGGTGAGAAAATGGATATTTCCAGTGTGA